A window of Pan paniscus chromosome 10, NHGRI_mPanPan1-v2.0_pri, whole genome shotgun sequence contains these coding sequences:
- the LOC134728508 gene encoding uncharacterized protein LOC134728508: MHCRCPGACSYLPECAHGAPPPTSRVCPSARSSYLPCAHGVRSSHLSVPRCPLLLPPMCPWCPLLPPPECAPVSTPPTSQVCPWCPLLPPPECALVPAPTSQVCPWCPLLPPECAPVPAPPSKCAHGARSSHLPSVPRCPLLLPPKCAHGARSSHLSVPRCPLLLPSVPMVPAPPTSRVCPGARSSYLPSVPTVPAPPTSQVFPGARSSHLPSVPTVPAPPTSQVFPGARSSHLPSVPMVPAPPTSRVCGQAHILCLRTQQH, from the coding sequence ATGCACTGCAGATGCCCTGGTGCCTGCTCCTACCTCCCCGAGTGTGCCCATGgtgcccctcctcccacctcccgaGTGTGCCCCAGTGCCCGCTCCTCCTACCTCCCATGTGCCCATGGTGTCCGCTCCTCCCACCTGAGTGTGCCCCGGTGCCCGCTCCTCCTACCTCCCATGTGCCCATGGTGCCCGCTCCTCCCACCTCCCGAGTGTGCCCCGGTGTCCACTCCTCCTACCTCCCAAGTGTGCCCATGGTGCCCGCTCCTCCCACCTCCCGAGTGTGCCCTGGTGCCCGCTCCTACCTCCCAAGTGTGCCCATGGTGCCCGCTCCTCCCACCTGAGTGTGCCCCGGTGCCCGCTCCTCCTTCCAAGTGTGCCCATGGTGCCCGCTCCTCCCACCTCCCGAGTGTGCCCCGGTGCCCGCTCCTCCTACCTCCCAAGTGTGCCCATGGTGCCCGCTCCTCCCACCTGAGTGTGCCCCGGTGCCCGCTCCTCCTTCCAAGTGTGCCCATGGTGCCCGCTCCTCCCACCTCCCGAGTGTGCCCCGGTGCCCGCTCCTCCTACCTCCCGAGTGTGCCCACGGTGCccgctcctcccacctcccaagtgTTCCCCGGTGCCCGCTCCTCCCACCTCCCGAGTGTGCCCACGGTGCccgctcctcccacctcccaagtgTTCCCCGGTGCCCGCTCCTCCCACCTCCCGAGTGTGCCCATGGTgcctgctcctcccacctcccgaGTGTGTGGCCAGGCCCACATCTTATGTCTGCGAACCCAGCAGCACTGA